One Danio rerio strain Tuebingen ecotype United States chromosome 13, GRCz12tu, whole genome shotgun sequence DNA window includes the following coding sequences:
- the bag5 gene encoding BAG family molecular chaperone regulator 5 isoform X2, with the protein MCANVFGALKSLFGKPFDGGKRTMDHGGQQSQTQQMPGPFAAFAGQQGPYPGQHPALSRLDEVQKEIASLGPQVCSYSGLQNNREYKRLERELTRLLLEVDKVETEGRPELQLPRKRAAGEVEGLLHYLESNATHPSRLAIEELTQEARNLLNEGVVMPFRQGQALDAFEISEELVEAVQDVAMRLAQVKTGGSVPLRKARYKALTRICAVQEILEGRVQTHTLALPLSDDTHEAVQGINEVMSQVSGARCQEVALLMGLSGRDSCAHLARILTELLVKLDALDVSSNAAVRNYRKQVVEEINGLLKHLDLEGEGEDTHSTLSTLDHLK; encoded by the exons ATGTGCGCGAACGTTTTCGGCGCGTTGAAGAG CCTATTTGGGAAGCCATTTGATGGTGGTAAAAGGACAATGGATCATGGCGGTCAGCAGTCTCAGACTCAGCAGATGCCAGGACCCTTCGCAGCTTTTGCAGGACAGCAGGGCCCATATCCTGGGCAGCATCCAGCTTTGTCACGGCTGGATGAAGTGCAGAAGGAGATCGCCTCACTGGGCCCTCAGGTGTGCTCTTACAGCGGCCTGCAGAACAACAGAGAATATAAAAGATTGGAGCGTGAGCTGACCCGATTACTGCTGGAGGTTGATAAG GTGGAGACAGAAGGTCGTCCGGAGCTCCAGCTGCCTCGTAAGCGTGCAGCAGGAGAGGTAGAGGGTCTGCTCCACTACCTGGAGAGCAATGCCACACATCCATCCCGGCTGGCCATTGAGGAACTGACCCAAGAGGCGAGGAACCTGTTGAATGAAGGGGTTGTGATGCCCTTTCGTCAGGGCCAGGCTCTAGATGCCTTTGAAATCAGTGAGGAGCTGGTGGAGGCTGTGCAGGATGTGGCCATGCGGCTTGCGCAAGTAAAGACGGGAGGAAGTGTACCACTCAGGAAAGCCCGTTATAAGGCGCTGACACGGATCTGTGCCGTACAGGAGATACTGGAGGGTCGTGTACAAACTCATACGCTGGCACTACCACTGTCGGATGACACACATGAGGCTGTGCAGGGTATTAATGAAGTAATGTCGCAG GTGAGTGGGGCCCGCTGCCAGGAAGTGGCTCTGCTGATGGGTCTGAGTGGGCGTGACAGCTGTGCCCACTTAGCGAGGATCCTTACAGAACTGCTGGTTAAACTTGATGCCCTGGATGTGTCTAGTAATGCTGCTGTGAGGAACTACAGAAAACAAGTGGTGGAGGAGATCAACGGCCTGTTGAAACATCTTGACCTGGAGGGTGAAGGAGAAGACACACACAG
- the bag5 gene encoding BAG family molecular chaperone regulator 5 isoform X1: MAVRWLCSLFGKPFDGGKRTMDHGGQQSQTQQMPGPFAAFAGQQGPYPGQHPALSRLDEVQKEIASLGPQVCSYSGLQNNREYKRLERELTRLLLEVDKVETEGRPELQLPRKRAAGEVEGLLHYLESNATHPSRLAIEELTQEARNLLNEGVVMPFRQGQALDAFEISEELVEAVQDVAMRLAQVKTGGSVPLRKARYKALTRICAVQEILEGRVQTHTLALPLSDDTHEAVQGINEVMSQVSGARCQEVALLMGLSGRDSCAHLARILTELLVKLDALDVSSNAAVRNYRKQVVEEINGLLKHLDLEGEGEDTHSTLSTLDHLK; this comes from the exons CCTATTTGGGAAGCCATTTGATGGTGGTAAAAGGACAATGGATCATGGCGGTCAGCAGTCTCAGACTCAGCAGATGCCAGGACCCTTCGCAGCTTTTGCAGGACAGCAGGGCCCATATCCTGGGCAGCATCCAGCTTTGTCACGGCTGGATGAAGTGCAGAAGGAGATCGCCTCACTGGGCCCTCAGGTGTGCTCTTACAGCGGCCTGCAGAACAACAGAGAATATAAAAGATTGGAGCGTGAGCTGACCCGATTACTGCTGGAGGTTGATAAG GTGGAGACAGAAGGTCGTCCGGAGCTCCAGCTGCCTCGTAAGCGTGCAGCAGGAGAGGTAGAGGGTCTGCTCCACTACCTGGAGAGCAATGCCACACATCCATCCCGGCTGGCCATTGAGGAACTGACCCAAGAGGCGAGGAACCTGTTGAATGAAGGGGTTGTGATGCCCTTTCGTCAGGGCCAGGCTCTAGATGCCTTTGAAATCAGTGAGGAGCTGGTGGAGGCTGTGCAGGATGTGGCCATGCGGCTTGCGCAAGTAAAGACGGGAGGAAGTGTACCACTCAGGAAAGCCCGTTATAAGGCGCTGACACGGATCTGTGCCGTACAGGAGATACTGGAGGGTCGTGTACAAACTCATACGCTGGCACTACCACTGTCGGATGACACACATGAGGCTGTGCAGGGTATTAATGAAGTAATGTCGCAG GTGAGTGGGGCCCGCTGCCAGGAAGTGGCTCTGCTGATGGGTCTGAGTGGGCGTGACAGCTGTGCCCACTTAGCGAGGATCCTTACAGAACTGCTGGTTAAACTTGATGCCCTGGATGTGTCTAGTAATGCTGCTGTGAGGAACTACAGAAAACAAGTGGTGGAGGAGATCAACGGCCTGTTGAAACATCTTGACCTGGAGGGTGAAGGAGAAGACACACACAG